Proteins from one Enoplosus armatus isolate fEnoArm2 chromosome 4, fEnoArm2.hap1, whole genome shotgun sequence genomic window:
- the tars1 gene encoding threonine--tRNA ligase 1, cytoplasmic isoform X2: MADQAVVEKMSELQVNAGKNGKDGGKKKAKGADTGGRAELSPPPQYIEERLTLYAKLKAEHEALMAERAAKNSRAIKVTLPDGKVVEAESWKTTPYQVACGISQGLADNTVIAKVNNSVWDLDRPLEDDCSLQLLKFDDDEAQAVYWHSSAHILGEAMEKVYGGCLCYGPPIESGFYYDMFLENNEGVSSNDFPCLETLCKKIIKEKQPFERLEIKKETLLEMFKYNTFKCRILNEKVTTPTTTVYRCGPLIDLCRGPHVRHTGKIKALKIHKNSSTYWEGKADMETLQRIYGISFPDPKMLKEWEKFQEEAKNRDHRKLGREQDLFFFHDLSPGSCFFLPKGAFIYNTLIAFIRSEYRKRGFQEVVTPNIYNSKLWQTSGHWQHYSENMFSFEAEKETFALKPMNCPGHCLMFDHRPRSWRELPLRMADFGVLHRNELSGALTGLTRVRRFQQDDAHIFCSMDQIEEEIKGCLDFLRTVYEVFGFSFKLNLSTRPEKFLGDPDVWNQAEKQLENSLNDFGEKWVLNPGDGAFYGPKIDIQIKDAIGRYHQCATIQLDFQLPIRFNLTFVSHDGDDKKRPVIIHRAVLGSVERMIAILTENYGGKWPLWLSPHQVMVVPVGPTCEEYAQKVKQEFHNSGFMADVDLDPGCTLNKKIRNAQLAQYNFILVVGEKEKTSNTVNVRTRDNKVHGERTVEECIERLKQLKTTKSQNAEEDF, translated from the exons ATGGCTGACCAGGCTGTCGTGGAGAAGATGAGCGAATTGCAAGTGAACGCCGGAAAAAA CGGTAAAGATGGAGGCAAGAAGAAGGCCAAAGGTGCTGACACTGGAGGCAGGGCGGAG CTATCGCCACCACCTCAGTACATTGAGGAGCGTCTTACTTTGTACGCAAAGCTGAAAGCTGAGCATGAAGCCCTGATGGCAGAGAGGGCTGCGAAGAATAGCCGAGCCATCAAGGTGACCCTGCCTGATGGAAAGGTGGTGGAGGCTGAGTCCTGGAAGACCACACCATACCAGGTGGCCTGTGGAATCAG TCAAGGCCTCGCAGACAACACAGTGATTGCTAAAGTGAACAACAGTGTGTGGGACTTGGACAGACCTTTGGAGGATGACTGCAGCCTTCAGTTGCTCAAGTTTGATGATGACGAGGCTCAAGCT GTTTACTGGCACTCCAGCGCCCATATCTTGGGGGAAGCCATGGAGAAGGTGTACGGAGGCTGTCTCTGCTACGGTCCCCCCATCGAGAGCGGCTTTTACTACGACATGTTCCTGGAGAACAATGA GGGCGTATCAAGCAATGACTTCCCATGCCTGGAGACATTGTGCAAGAAAATTATCAAGGAGAAGCAGccatttgagaggctggagaTAAAGAAGGAAACTCTGTTGGAAATGTTTAAG TACAACACGTTTAAGTGCCGCATTCTAAATGAGAAGGTCACCACTCCCACTACCACAGTTTACAG GTGTGGTCCCTTAATTGACTTGTGTCGAGGGCCCCATGTGAGACATACTGGGAAAATCAAGGCACTTAAGATCCACAAG AATTCGTCTACCTACTGGGAGGGAAAGGCGGACATGGAAACCCTCCAGAGGATCTATGGAATCTCCTTCCCTGACCCCAAAATGCTCAAAGAGTGGGAGAAGTTTCAGGAGGAAGCCAAGAACAGAGATCATCGCAAACTAGGCCGG gAGCAGGACCTGTTCTTCTTCCATGACCTGAGTCCAGGGAGCTGCTTCTTCCTGCCTAAGGGAGCCTTCATCTACAACACCCTGATTGCGTTCATCAGA AGTGAGTACAGGAAGAGGGGTTTCCAGGAAGTGGTGACGCCCAACATCTACAACAGTAAGCTGTGGCAGACTTCTGGCCACTGGCAGCACTACAGCGAGAACATGTTCTCCTTcgaggcagagaaggagaccTTTGCCCTCAAACCCATGAACTGCCCAGGACACTG TCTGATGTTTGATCACCGGCCGCGCTCTTGGAGAGAGTTGCCCCTTCGCATGGCCGACTTTGGTGTCCTGCACAGGAACGAGCTGTCAGGAGCCCTGACGGGTCTCACCCGTGTCCGCCGCTTCCAGCAGGATGATGCTCATATCTTCTGCTCCATGGACCAG ATTGAGGAGGAGATCAAGGGCTGCCTGGACTTCCTGCGGACAGTGTATGAAGTGTTTGGTTTCAGCTTCAAACTCAACCTGTCCACAAGACCAGAGAAGTTCCTGGGGGACCCGGACGTCTGGAACCAAGCAGAAAAG CAACTGGAGAACAGCTTGAATGACTTTGGGGAGAAATGGGTTCTCAACCCTGGTGATGGAGCTTTTTATGGACCAAAG ATTGACATTCAGATCAAGGATGCCATCGGTCGGTACCATCAGTGCGCCACAATTCAGCTTGACTTCCAGCTCCCGATCCGCTTTAATCTCACCTTTGTCAG CCATGATGGTGACGACAAGAAGAGACCAGTGATCATCCACAGAGCTGTCCTGGGATCAGTAGAGAGGATGATCGCTATCCTGACTGAAAACTACGGAGGCAAATG GCCCCTGTGGCTCTCTCCTCATCAAGTGATGGTTGTACCTGTGGGACCGACCTGTGAGGAGTACGCTCAGAAG GTGAAGCAGGAATTCCACAACAGCGGCTTCATGGCTGACGTGGATCTCGACCCCGGCTGCACTCTGAACAAAAAGATCAGAAACGCACAGTTGGCGCAGTACAACTTCATCCTGG TGgtgggagagaaggagaagaccAGTAACACCGTGAATGTACGCACCCGGGATAACAAAGTCCATGGCGAGCGCACTGTGGAGGAGTGCATCGAGCGTCTGAAACAGCTGAAGACCACCAAGAGTCAAAACGCAGAAGAGGACTTCTGA
- the tars1 gene encoding threonine--tRNA ligase 1, cytoplasmic isoform X1 has protein sequence MADQAVVEKMSELQVNAGKKGGTESGKDGGKKKAKGADTGGRAELSPPPQYIEERLTLYAKLKAEHEALMAERAAKNSRAIKVTLPDGKVVEAESWKTTPYQVACGISQGLADNTVIAKVNNSVWDLDRPLEDDCSLQLLKFDDDEAQAVYWHSSAHILGEAMEKVYGGCLCYGPPIESGFYYDMFLENNEGVSSNDFPCLETLCKKIIKEKQPFERLEIKKETLLEMFKYNTFKCRILNEKVTTPTTTVYRCGPLIDLCRGPHVRHTGKIKALKIHKNSSTYWEGKADMETLQRIYGISFPDPKMLKEWEKFQEEAKNRDHRKLGREQDLFFFHDLSPGSCFFLPKGAFIYNTLIAFIRSEYRKRGFQEVVTPNIYNSKLWQTSGHWQHYSENMFSFEAEKETFALKPMNCPGHCLMFDHRPRSWRELPLRMADFGVLHRNELSGALTGLTRVRRFQQDDAHIFCSMDQIEEEIKGCLDFLRTVYEVFGFSFKLNLSTRPEKFLGDPDVWNQAEKQLENSLNDFGEKWVLNPGDGAFYGPKIDIQIKDAIGRYHQCATIQLDFQLPIRFNLTFVSHDGDDKKRPVIIHRAVLGSVERMIAILTENYGGKWPLWLSPHQVMVVPVGPTCEEYAQKVKQEFHNSGFMADVDLDPGCTLNKKIRNAQLAQYNFILVVGEKEKTSNTVNVRTRDNKVHGERTVEECIERLKQLKTTKSQNAEEDF, from the exons ATGGCTGACCAGGCTGTCGTGGAGAAGATGAGCGAATTGCAAGTGAACGCCGGAAAAAAG GGAGGAACTGAAAGCGGTAAAGATGGAGGCAAGAAGAAGGCCAAAGGTGCTGACACTGGAGGCAGGGCGGAG CTATCGCCACCACCTCAGTACATTGAGGAGCGTCTTACTTTGTACGCAAAGCTGAAAGCTGAGCATGAAGCCCTGATGGCAGAGAGGGCTGCGAAGAATAGCCGAGCCATCAAGGTGACCCTGCCTGATGGAAAGGTGGTGGAGGCTGAGTCCTGGAAGACCACACCATACCAGGTGGCCTGTGGAATCAG TCAAGGCCTCGCAGACAACACAGTGATTGCTAAAGTGAACAACAGTGTGTGGGACTTGGACAGACCTTTGGAGGATGACTGCAGCCTTCAGTTGCTCAAGTTTGATGATGACGAGGCTCAAGCT GTTTACTGGCACTCCAGCGCCCATATCTTGGGGGAAGCCATGGAGAAGGTGTACGGAGGCTGTCTCTGCTACGGTCCCCCCATCGAGAGCGGCTTTTACTACGACATGTTCCTGGAGAACAATGA GGGCGTATCAAGCAATGACTTCCCATGCCTGGAGACATTGTGCAAGAAAATTATCAAGGAGAAGCAGccatttgagaggctggagaTAAAGAAGGAAACTCTGTTGGAAATGTTTAAG TACAACACGTTTAAGTGCCGCATTCTAAATGAGAAGGTCACCACTCCCACTACCACAGTTTACAG GTGTGGTCCCTTAATTGACTTGTGTCGAGGGCCCCATGTGAGACATACTGGGAAAATCAAGGCACTTAAGATCCACAAG AATTCGTCTACCTACTGGGAGGGAAAGGCGGACATGGAAACCCTCCAGAGGATCTATGGAATCTCCTTCCCTGACCCCAAAATGCTCAAAGAGTGGGAGAAGTTTCAGGAGGAAGCCAAGAACAGAGATCATCGCAAACTAGGCCGG gAGCAGGACCTGTTCTTCTTCCATGACCTGAGTCCAGGGAGCTGCTTCTTCCTGCCTAAGGGAGCCTTCATCTACAACACCCTGATTGCGTTCATCAGA AGTGAGTACAGGAAGAGGGGTTTCCAGGAAGTGGTGACGCCCAACATCTACAACAGTAAGCTGTGGCAGACTTCTGGCCACTGGCAGCACTACAGCGAGAACATGTTCTCCTTcgaggcagagaaggagaccTTTGCCCTCAAACCCATGAACTGCCCAGGACACTG TCTGATGTTTGATCACCGGCCGCGCTCTTGGAGAGAGTTGCCCCTTCGCATGGCCGACTTTGGTGTCCTGCACAGGAACGAGCTGTCAGGAGCCCTGACGGGTCTCACCCGTGTCCGCCGCTTCCAGCAGGATGATGCTCATATCTTCTGCTCCATGGACCAG ATTGAGGAGGAGATCAAGGGCTGCCTGGACTTCCTGCGGACAGTGTATGAAGTGTTTGGTTTCAGCTTCAAACTCAACCTGTCCACAAGACCAGAGAAGTTCCTGGGGGACCCGGACGTCTGGAACCAAGCAGAAAAG CAACTGGAGAACAGCTTGAATGACTTTGGGGAGAAATGGGTTCTCAACCCTGGTGATGGAGCTTTTTATGGACCAAAG ATTGACATTCAGATCAAGGATGCCATCGGTCGGTACCATCAGTGCGCCACAATTCAGCTTGACTTCCAGCTCCCGATCCGCTTTAATCTCACCTTTGTCAG CCATGATGGTGACGACAAGAAGAGACCAGTGATCATCCACAGAGCTGTCCTGGGATCAGTAGAGAGGATGATCGCTATCCTGACTGAAAACTACGGAGGCAAATG GCCCCTGTGGCTCTCTCCTCATCAAGTGATGGTTGTACCTGTGGGACCGACCTGTGAGGAGTACGCTCAGAAG GTGAAGCAGGAATTCCACAACAGCGGCTTCATGGCTGACGTGGATCTCGACCCCGGCTGCACTCTGAACAAAAAGATCAGAAACGCACAGTTGGCGCAGTACAACTTCATCCTGG TGgtgggagagaaggagaagaccAGTAACACCGTGAATGTACGCACCCGGGATAACAAAGTCCATGGCGAGCGCACTGTGGAGGAGTGCATCGAGCGTCTGAAACAGCTGAAGACCACCAAGAGTCAAAACGCAGAAGAGGACTTCTGA